The following is a genomic window from Amycolatopsis sp. BJA-103.
GCCTACCTCTTCGACCCGGAGTCGCCGGCGCTCGTCGCCGAGCAGACCCGGCTGAGGTCGGAGCGGCGGTGGCGGCTGCGCGTGATGGCCGAGCGGATGGCCGCCGACGGCCTGCCGGTCGATCCCGACGAGATCATGTCGCTGCTGCCCGAAGACGGTTCGGCCGGACGGCCGCATCTCGCGCAGGCCTTGGTGCGCGCAGGCGTCGTCTCGTCGGTGAACGAGGCCTTCGGGAGCTACCTCGGCAACGGCAGCGGGTACTTCGTGGCGCGGCAGGACACGCTCGTGGAGGACGCGATCGACATGATCGCGGACGCGGGCGGGGTCACCGTCATCGCGCATCCCTTCGCCTACACGCGCGGCGCGACCATCACCGTCGACGTGCTCGCCGGGCTGGCCGCTCACGGGCTCACCGGCGTCGAGGTCGACCACCCGAACCACGACGAGGAGACCCGCGTCCGGCTGCACGGGCTCGCGGGGGAGCTGGGGCTCGTGCGCACCGGGTCGAGCGACTACCACGGCACGAACAAGACCATCGATCTCGGAGACGAGACCACCGACCCGCTCGCGCTCGAAGAACTCGTCGCGCGGTCGACCGGCT
Proteins encoded in this region:
- a CDS encoding PHP domain-containing protein, translated to MRIDLHAHSTASDGTDSPAGLVAAAAKAGLDVVAITDHDTTAGWAPAAEALPPGLSLVPGAELSTISVDPVTGRHVSVHLLAYLFDPESPALVAEQTRLRSERRWRLRVMAERMAADGLPVDPDEIMSLLPEDGSAGRPHLAQALVRAGVVSSVNEAFGSYLGNGSGYFVARQDTLVEDAIDMIADAGGVTVIAHPFAYTRGATITVDVLAGLAAHGLTGVEVDHPNHDEETRVRLHGLAGELGLVRTGSSDYHGTNKTIDLGDETTDPLALEELVARSTGYQVVTR